Proteins encoded by one window of Cyclobacteriaceae bacterium:
- a CDS encoding Gfo/Idh/MocA family oxidoreductase: MTRIAMLGTGFIGRFYTDSLHGYRSKDKIVSVYSRRDESVKKFMADYDVPFGTTNMEEAINRPDVEVVCVSLPNNLHEEAVMLCCKHKKAVMVTKPLGRNAEEGKRMLEAVEKAGIFNGYLEDLVYTPKFLKAHESILSGALGRILWAKSRETHPGPHSEWFWDMEQAGGGCILDLGCHCVEIARTYIGKDIKPIEVMCWADTQVKPIDAEDHAIGLVKYENGAIGQFEVSWTFRGGLDLRDEVMGSEGTIWTNGFLRTGFEMFTTGKGADYVAEKAESNTGWLFPVGDELNELGYNHMFTDMLNAFEQGTQPKETFYDGYVVNAILDAAYRSAKSKLWEPVKLDVWRGKTGVSKDSHLQEYDAEHYLVKEEVTHYGAKKLILKNKKTGKISEQVVNES; encoded by the coding sequence ATGACACGCATTGCCATGTTGGGTACCGGTTTTATCGGCCGGTTTTACACCGATTCGCTTCACGGATACAGAAGCAAGGATAAAATTGTATCGGTGTATTCACGCAGAGATGAAAGTGTGAAAAAGTTTATGGCCGATTACGATGTGCCGTTCGGAACCACCAATATGGAAGAAGCTATTAACCGACCCGATGTGGAGGTGGTTTGCGTTTCGTTGCCCAACAACCTGCATGAAGAGGCGGTGATGTTGTGTTGCAAACATAAAAAGGCGGTGATGGTTACCAAGCCGCTCGGCCGAAATGCCGAAGAAGGAAAGCGTATGCTGGAAGCGGTGGAGAAAGCTGGTATTTTCAATGGCTACCTCGAAGACCTGGTGTACACGCCCAAGTTTTTAAAAGCGCATGAAAGTATTTTGAGCGGAGCATTAGGAAGAATTCTGTGGGCCAAATCACGCGAGACACATCCCGGTCCGCATAGCGAATGGTTTTGGGATATGGAGCAAGCCGGAGGCGGATGTATTCTCGACCTCGGTTGCCATTGTGTGGAGATTGCGCGTACCTACATCGGTAAAGACATCAAGCCGATTGAAGTGATGTGCTGGGCCGATACGCAGGTGAAACCGATTGATGCGGAAGATCATGCCATCGGGTTGGTGAAATATGAAAACGGAGCCATCGGACAGTTTGAAGTAAGCTGGACGTTTCGCGGTGGGTTGGATTTGCGCGATGAAGTGATGGGCTCGGAAGGTACCATCTGGACAAATGGATTTTTGCGCACCGGTTTTGAAATGTTCACTACAGGAAAGGGGGCAGATTATGTGGCCGAGAAAGCTGAGAGCAATACGGGTTGGCTTTTCCCGGTAGGCGATGAGCTGAACGAGTTAGGCTACAACCACATGTTTACCGATATGCTGAATGCTTTTGAGCAAGGCACACAGCCGAAAGAAACCTTTTACGATGGCTATGTGGTGAATGCCATTCTGGATGCTGCGTACCGATCAGCCAAAAGTAAATTGTGGGAACCGGTAAAGCTCGATGTATGGCGCGGTAAAACAGGCGTTAGCAAAGATAGTCACCTGCAGGAGTATGA